The following coding sequences are from one Perognathus longimembris pacificus isolate PPM17 chromosome 13, ASM2315922v1, whole genome shotgun sequence window:
- the Tmem132a gene encoding LOW QUALITY PROTEIN: transmembrane protein 132A (The sequence of the model RefSeq protein was modified relative to this genomic sequence to represent the inferred CDS: inserted 2 bases in 2 codons), with the protein MCAPMAARAAPAPGGLRGPWLCLLVALVALDIERVNCDQAHQDPIYLPVALELLDTPEHFRVQRVGHYPPANSSLSSRSETFLLLQPWPRAQPLLRASYPPFATQQVVPPRVTEPHQRPVPWDVRAVSVEAAVTPAEPHARVLFHLKGQDWXPGPGSLPCARLHATHPAGTAHQACRFQPSLGACVVELEFPSHWFSQGSTTRAELAYTLEPAXEGPGGCGPGGEEDPGEQALPVGSVELHSANPPQYQEVPLDDAVTLRAPDVPVRPGQLFSATLLLRHNFTASLLTLRIKVKKGLHVTAARPAQPTLWTAKLDRFKGSKHHTTLITCHRVGHAEPGSSSPLELSEFLWVDFTVENGTGGGVAVTRPVTWQLEYPGQAPEAEKDKMVWEILVSERDIRALVPLAKAEELVNTAPLTGVPQHVPVRLVTVDAGGALEEVTEHVGCESANTQVLQVSEACDAVFVAGKESRGAKGVRVDFWWRRLRASLRMTVWAPLLPLHIELTDTTLEQIRGWRVPGPAEGASELEAGVAEEVEQRSRSCRLQYQRAGVRFLVPFVAHPLDGGHRLTHLLGPDWLLDVTHLVAPQARVQDPRVASLEGGRTLVGREPGVTSIEVRSPLSGSILGEQALAVTDDKVSVLELRAQPVMGISLALSRGTAHPGEVTATCWAQPALPAPKQEVALSLWLSFSDRTLAPAELYDRSDLGLTVSAEEPTAVLPAKEQGAQLGVLVSGASAEGLPLQVSLHPPEPCRRSRHRVPLASGTAWLGLPPPAPTPVPALPSSPALSSLATEASVGGRRQVGGRVGGSVGVRGKFEQAEEKIRKEETEARQEEEEEEEEEEMVPAPQRVTDLELGMYALLGIFCLAILIFLVNGVVFVLRYQRKEPPDSSTDPTSPQPHNWVWLGTDQEELSRQLDRRPPGLPKGEGGCPCENGAGAETPTSASNPAGEAPGSSSTLARKEAGGRRKRVEFVTFAPAPPAQLPEEPVGAPAVQSILVAGEEDIRWVCEDMGLKDPEDLRNYMERIRGSS; encoded by the exons ATGTGCGCCCCGATGGCTGcgcgcgcggccccggcccccggggggCTCCGCGGtccctggctctgcctcctggtGGCCCTGGTAGCCCTGGACATCGAGAGAG TGAACTGTGACCAGGCCCATCAGGACCCCATCTACCTGCCAGTGGCCCTGGAGCTCCTGGATACCCCTGAGCATTTTCGTGTGCAGCGGGTAGGCCACTACCCACCTGCTAACTCCTCTCTGAGCTCCCGATCTGAGACCTTTCTGCTTCTGCAGCCCTGGCCCAGGGCCCAGCCGCTTCTCCGGGCCTCCTACCCACCTTTTGCCACCCAGCAG GTGGTCCCTCCCCGTGTCACTGAGCCCCACCAACGGCCAGTGCCATGGGATGTACGGGCTGTTTCCGTGGAAGCGGCCGTGACTCCAGCGGAGCCCCATGCCCGCGTCCTCTTCCACCTCAAAGGACAGGATT CCCCGGGGCCTGGCAGCCTGCCCTGTGCCCGGCTACATGCCACTcaccctgcaggcaccgcccaccAGGCCTGCCGCTTCCAG CCATCCCTGGGCGCCTGCGTGGTGGAGCTGGAGTTCCCCTCACACTGGTTCTCCCAGGGCTCCACCACGCGGGCCGAGCTGGCCTACACGCTGGAGCCTG CTGAGGGTCCCGGGGGCTGTGGCCCTGGCGGGGAGGAAGACCCCGGGGAGCAGGCCCTCCCGGTGGGCAGCGTGGAGCTGCACTCAGCAAACCCCCCACAGTACCAAGAGGTACCCCTGGATGATGCAGTGACTCTGCGGGCGCCAGACGTGCCAGTGCGGCCTGGCCAGCTTTTCAGTGCCACCCTCTTGCTTCGGCACAACTTCACCGCCAGCCTCCTGACCCTGAG GATCAAGGTGAAGAAGGGGCTGCATGTAACAGCCGCCCGCCCAGCGCAGCCCACCCTCTGGACTGCCAAGCTAGACCGCTTCAAGGGTTCGAAACATCACACCACCCTGATCACCTGCCACCGTGTGGGGCACGCAGAACCAGGCTCCAG CAGTCCCCTTGAGCTGTCTGAGTTCCTGTGGGTGGATTTCACGGTGGAGAACGGTACTGGTGGAGGTGTGGCAGTCACGCGACCCGTCACGTGGCAGCTGGAATACCCAGGCCAGGCCCCGGAAGCCGAGAAGGACAAAATGGTGTGGGAAATCCTCGTGTCCGAGCGGGACATCAGAGCCCTTGTGCCTCTGGCTAAG GCCGAGGAGCTGGTGAACACCGCCCCCCTGACTGGGGTACCCCAACATGTGCCTGTGCGCCTCGTCACCGTGGATGCTGGGGGGGCCTTGGAGGAAGTGACGGAGCATGTCGGCTGCGAGTCAGCCAACACGCAGGTCCTGCAG GTATCTGAGGCCTGCGATGCCGTGTTTGTGGCTGGTAAGGAGAGTCGGGGTGCCAAGGGGGTGCGAGTGGACTTCTGGTGGCGCCGGCTCCGGGCCTCACTGCGCATGACTGTGTGGGCCCCGCTACTGCCCCTGCACATCGAGCTGACCGACACCACCCTGGAGCAGATCCGTGGCTGGAGGGTCCCCGGCCCGGCTGAAGG GGCCTCTGAGCTTGAGGCTGGGGTAGCCGAGGAGGTAGAGCAGCGCTCCCGCAGCTGCCGCCTGCAGTACCAGCGCGCAGGTGTGCGCTTCCTGGTGCCCTTTGTGGCCCACCCATTGGATGGTGGCCACCGTCTCACCCACCTGCTCGGCCCTGACTGGCTATTGGATGTGACCCACCTTGTGGCGCCCCAGGCCCGCGTGCAGGACCCCCGGGTAGCCTCGCTGGAGGGAGGCCGCACCCTGGTGGGCCGTGAACCTGGTGTCACCTCCATAGAG GTGCGTTCTCCACTCTCCGGCTCCATTCTAGGGGAGCAGGCCCTGGCTGTGACTGATGACAAGGTCTCGGTGCTGGAACTCCGGGCACAGCCAGTGATGGGCATCTCATTGGCCCTGAGCAGGGGCACTGCCCACCCTGGGGAGGTGACAGCCACATGCTGGGCACAGCCAGCCCTTCCTGCCCCAAAGCAG GAGGTGGCCCTTTCCTTATGGCTGTCCTTCTCTGACCGCACCTTGGCTCCAGCCGAGCTCTACGATCGCAGTGATCTGGGCCTGACCGTCTCAGCCGAGGAGCCCACTGCCGTCCTGCCCGCCAAGGAGCAGGGTGCCCAGCTTGGGGTGCTGGTGAGTGGGGCCAGTGCCGAGGGACTGCCCTTACAAGTCTCTCTGCACCCACCGGAGCCCTGCCGCCGCAGCCGCCACCGTGTACCCCTGGCTTCTGGCACTGCCTGGTTGGggctcccccctcctgcccctaccCCAGTCCCTGCCCTCCCATCCAGTCCTGCCTTGAGTTCACTGGCCACAGAGGCCAGCGTTGGGGGCAGGCGGCAGgtagggggcagggtggggggcagtgtgGGGGTAAGGGGCAAATTTGAACAAGCAGAGGAAAAAATCAGGAAGGAGGAGACGGAGGccagacaggaggaggaggaggaagaggaggaggaagagatggtgCCTGCCCCTCAGCGTGTCACCGACCTCGAGCTGGGCATGTATGCCCTGCTGGGCATCTTCTGCCTGGCCATCCTGATTTTCCTGGTCAATGGTGTGGTCTTTGTGCTACGCTATCAGCGTAAAGAGCCCCCCGACAGCTCCACGGACCccacctccccccagccccacaactgggTCTGGCTGGGCACTGACCAGGAGGAACTGAGCCGCCAGCTGGAccggcggcccccggggctgcccaagggggaggggggctgccccTGTGAGAACGGAGCCGGAGCGGAGACCCCAACCTCGGCTTCCAACCCTGCCGGCGAGGCTCCCGGCTCCTCCAGCACCCTGGCCCGGAAGGAAGCCGGGGGACGTCGGAAGCGGGTTGAGTTTGTGACATTTGCACCAGCGCCCCCCGCCCAGCTGCCCGAGGAGCCCGTGGGGGCCCCGGCCGTGCAGTCCATCCTGGTGGCAGGCGAGGAGGACATCCGCTGGGTGTGCGAGGACATGGGGCTGAAGGACCCTGAGGACCTTCGGAACTACATGGAGAGGATCCGGGGCAGCTCCTGA
- the Slc15a3 gene encoding solute carrier family 15 member 3: MPSGGEQPQRCPAAAEEERRPLLARDGGARGPRGWHRLAGTAVLLVSLLERAAFFGVAANLVLYLNSQDFNWAGEQASRAALVFLGASYLLAPVGGWLADVYLSRHRAVVLSLLLYLAASGLLLATAIPDGRLSFCGEMSLLPLGPPCPSPGCQRAWPSPYCAPVLYTGLLLLALAASSVRSNLTSFGADQVMDLGRDATRRFFNWFYWSINVGAVLSLLVVAFIQQNIDFLLGYSIIVGCVGLAFFIFLLATPVFITKPPTGSQVSSMLKLALQSCCPRLWQRRSARDPPRDHLLPNHRSCQPDPSLLEDVANFQVLVKILPVMVTLVPYWMVYFQMQSTYVLQGLHLHIPNIFSASPTNNSSVPGAQSSNYRIPEAWLLLANVVVLLVLVPVKDHFLDPLLLRCKLLPSALQKMAVGMFFGFTSVIVAGVLERERLRYISANETVSQLIGKDVYFAAPLSIWWQIPQYLLIGISEIFASIPGLEFAYSEAPRSMQGAIMGIFFCLAGVGSLLGSSLVALLSLPGGWMHCPSDFGNINNCRMDNYFFLLAGMQAGTALLFVWIAHRYERMRQGTASQNSSSRDRG, encoded by the exons ATGCCCAGCGGCGGGGAGCAGCCACAGCGATGCCCGGCAGCAGCGGAGGAGGAGCGAAGGCCGCTGCTGGCGCGGGATGGGGGTGCCCGGGGGCCCCGCGGGTGGCACCGCTTGGCCGGGACGGCGGTGCTGCTGGTGTCCCTGCTGGAGCGGGCCGCCTTCTTCGGCGTGGCGGCCAACCTCGTGCTCTACCTCAACAGCCAGGATTTCAACTGGGCCGGCGAGCAGGCGTCCCGCGCGGCGCTCGTCTTCCTGGGCGCCTCGTACCTGCTGGCCCCCGTGGGGGGCTGGCTGGCCGACGTGTACCTGAGCCGCCACCGAGCCGTGGTCCTCAGCCTGCTGCTCTACCTGGCTGCCTCCGGGCTGCTGCTGGCCACCGCCATCCCCGACGGCCGCCTGTCCTTCTGTGGTGAGATGTCGTTGCTGCCCCTGGGGCCACCCTGCCCCTCGCCCGGCTGCCAGCGCGCCTGGCCCAGCCCCTACTGCGCACCCGTCCTGTACacagggctgctgctgctggcgctgGCCGCGAGCTCGGTCAGGAGCAACCTCACCTCTTTTGGGGCCGATCAG GTGATGGATCTCGGCCGCGATGCCACCCGTCGCTTCTTCAATTGGTTCTATTGGAGCATCAACGTGGGCGCCGTCCTGTCCCTGCTGGTGGTGGCCTTCATCCAGCAGAACATCGACTTCCTGTTGGGTTACAGCATCATTGTGGGCTGTGTGGGCCTGgccttcttcatcttcctccttgcCACTCCTGTCTTCATCACCAAGCCCCCCACGGGGAGCCAAGTGTCTTCAATGCTTAAACTCGCTCTCCAGAGCTGCTGTCCCCGGCTATGGCAAAGGCGATCAGCAAG AGACCCTCCACGTGACCACCTGCTGCCTAACCACAGGTCTTGCCAGCCTGATCCTTCCTTGCTGGAGGATGTTGCCAACTTCCaggtgctggtgaagatcttgcctgtcatggTGACCCTGGTGCCCTACTGGATGGTGTACTTCCAG ATGCAGTCCACCTATGTCCTGCAAGGTCTCCACCTTCACATCCCCAACATTTTCTCGGCCAGCCCTACAAACAATTCTTCTGTTCCGGGAGCACAGAGCAGCAACTACAGG ATCCCTGAAGCCTGGCTCCTCCTGGCCAATGTGGTGGTGTTGCTGGTCCTGGTCCCTGTGAAGGACCACTTTCTCGACCCTTTACTGCTGCGCTGCAAGCTGCTGCCCTCAGCCCTGCAGAAGATGGCGGTGGGGATGTTCTTCGGGTTTACCTCTGTCATCGTGGCAG GAGTCTTGGAGAGGGAGCGCTTACGGTACATTTCTGCCAACGAGACGGTGTCCCAGCTGATCGGGAAGGACGTGTACTTCGCAGCACCCCTGTCTATCTGGTGGCAGATCCCCCAGTACCTGCTCATTGGCATCAGTGAGATTTTCGCCAGCATCCCAG GCCTGGAGTTCGCCTACTCAGAGGCGCCGCGCTCCATGCAGGGCGCCATCATGGGCATCTTCTTCTGCCTGGCGGGCGTGGGCTCCCTGCTGGGCTCCAGCTTGGTGGCTTTGCTGTCCTTGCCAGGAGGCTGGATGCACTGCCCCAGCGACTTCG GGAACATCAACAATTGCCGGATGGACAACTACTTCTTTCTGCTGGCCGGCATGCAGGCCGGCACGGCCCTCCTGTTTGTCTGGATTGCTCATCGCTATGAAAGGATGCGACAGGGCACAGCTTCCCAGAACAGCTCCAGCAGAGACAGGGGCTGA